The Anas acuta chromosome 12, bAnaAcu1.1, whole genome shotgun sequence sequence CCGTAGTTGAAGACCTTGGCGTGCTCCCGGCTGATGCCCACCGTGGCGGCCGTCTTGCTGTGCAGGTCCGTGCCGTTGCTCTTCTTCCCCTGCAGGGTCATCCAGCCGAAGGCCGTGCACcctgcggggaggagggagggaggaaagggctGAGTGCCCAGCGTTTTGGGGTGCTGACGCCTGCTGTAGGGCCCCCGCTCACCGTGCATGCCGGCGAAGTGCGCCTCGCCCAGGATGGCCGCTATCCACAGCTCCTGCGAGTCCACGTCCGCGCCCACCAGGGCGTAGCCGGGAGGCACCTGCACCATGGCTTTCAGCTCGCTGCCCACACGGTCAGCCTACAGGACATGATGCCAACCTCAGCACACCCCATACAacgccccttcctcctcctcctcctccacctcctcctcctcctcctgcaccccagCACGACTCCGACCCGCCCCAGCTCCGCTTTCCCATACAGAACACACCCACTGCCCCAAAACGCACGGACACCCCCTCGCCGTGCCCCAAACCCCACAGGCACGGCCGTACCCGAGCGTTGCTGGCTGTCAGCCACGTGGGCTCCACGGCCCGCCGGGTGATGGTGCCCGCGGTCACCACCTGCGGCAGGATGGCTCCGTAGTCGTCCTCCTCGTTGTAGTCCGGGTGCCTGGGATAGGGGAAAAGGGTGAGCGCCAACCCAACAGGGCCCCCCCGGCACCACCCGTCCCTCCCCGTACCTGGTGATGGCACGGGGCAGCTCCCCTTTCTTCAGCCACACCACCATCTGCGAGCTGCGGACACACGGCAGGGCACggggggtgctgagctgctctgagcACCTGTAGGgtctccacacacacaccctgagAGGTGTGGGATGGTGgcagcagggccggggctgCTCACCTGATCCGCTTGTGAGCGTTCCTCCAGAAGGAGATCATCTTGTTGATCTCCAGGGCCCTGGTCCCGTGGGTGCGCCCCACGGCAGCCCGCAGGGTGCCGTCCTCCATGCGGGGCAGGAAATCCTTGGCAAAGGGGCTCCCGACGTTGTTGGCGTTCCCGTCCTTTAGCAGCAGGGATTTCGGGGCTCAGCGTGCCGCCGCTTGCTACCGGCACAGCCCCATGtgccctcccaccccacagGTGCCCCACCCGACTTGCCTTGTGGGGCAGCTTGAAGAACCAGCACCCGGGGACGTCGACGTCGTTGTAGGGCCCATTGCCGTGGTGGTACGAGGGCCGGCTGTTGTCCCCCGGCAGCTCGCCCCCTTCCTCCTGTGACCAACACCACGAGGtgtggggggcacggggcccTCCTGCCCCACGCGGGCACCCGCTGGGAGCCCCCAGCAcggggaatggggagaaaatcgaggaaaaggggaaggatgCAGGGTCCCAACCCCGCAGCAAAGCCCGTGTACCTGCACCAAGCTCTGGTCCGCCCTGCCCACGTCCCCCTCCAGCTggctcagctcctccacctGCGGCACAGAGAGGCCACCCCAAAAAGGATGGGGTCAGGCAGGTTATTAAAGGGTTTTTCTTACTGCTGGTATTTGTGGGCGCACTGGGGAAAGCCCAGCCCCGCGACCCACACCAGGAGGCCTCCTCCCTCCCGGTGTCACCTTCTGCCACATGCTGCTGCCGTCCATCACCAGCAGCTCGTCCTCCACGctctgctcctgcgggggctgctCCCGGCCCTTCTGCAGCCGGTGCTGCCGGCACAGCTCCTCGATGGCCCTGCGCACGCACCCACCCTGAGGATGTGGCCAGGCACCACGGGGCTCAGCCCCCGCAGGGCACCCCCTGCGTCCCCCCTCACCTGTGGGGACAGACGGGACCCTCCCCacccgggggggccgcggggaggTTGTCCTGCCGCCCCGGCACCAGGTAGCCCCAGCCGTGCTTCTCCGAGTAGTGCAGGGGGAACCCGTCCCAGGCCAGGCGCATCAGTTTTGGGGTCACCCTCATCTGCAGGCTGATCAGGCTGGGCCCCGGCACCCAGCCTTCATCCTCCAGGCGCGGGCACAGCTTGCGGTACCACCTGGGGGGGGGATACGGGGGGTGGTGGAGAGGGGACAGGGAGCACGGAGCGAGCCCCTGGTGCCCCCGCGGTCCCCAACTCACCCCGGGTGGCCGGGGAGGTGCTGCAGCTTCTTGGGCTGCAGCATCACCGTGTCCTTCAGGCGCTGCAGGAGGGCGCTGCCCTCGGGGGCTGCTCGCAGCTCCTCATCCTCgctggggggggccggggtCTGGGGGGACACGAGGAGCCCTGGGGCTGAGCATCCCTCAAGCCCCAGGTCCCCCTAAACCTCCCCACTCTCACCTTCCTGCCACTCCTGCGCCGATCCTGCCCCGGGGGCTTCGCCTTCGTTCACCTTCTGGTCCTTCTTCTTCCTCGGGGGTTTTTTCTGCTTGAACTCCTGCGTGTCCCACTCCAGGTCCCAGAGCCAGGGGTCCTCCTTGTACCTGCCGGCACGCCGCAGCCGTGCTCCAGCACCCGTGGGTGGGGGCGCGGCGCCATCCCCTCCCCTCGGCTGGCCCCGCTACCTGTCCCcgtgcagcagctggcaggcGTCGTTGGCCAGGTTCATCAGGGACTTCTTCATctccttctgcagctcctcGTAGGTGCCCTGGGCGTCGTCCAGGTACCTCTGCCAGTTGCCGTTGACCGGCAGGTAGGACACCCCCATCTCCAGCATCCCCGCGAACGTCACGGGGTGGGGGCACCTGCGGCCAAAGGCAGCCCCGAATTAGGTTCCTCCTGGAGGGGAGATGCCCTCCGAGCAGCGGGGCACAGCACCACCggctgccagctcctcctcacccccagaTGGAGCCGAGAGCCTCCTGGAtggggctcagcaccctcccGGCCTCCCCAGGGACAGATCAGCCACATCCCATCCCCAGCAGGGTCACAgtgtccccagcagggctgtggtgccccCAGTCACCCACCGGGCCCCCTCACCTCTCCATGAAGAGCGGCAGCTGCTCCTGGAACACCTCGTGTGTGGCTTGGACATCGCGGGCGCAGTAGGACATCAGGTCCTGGGGGCATGGCACGGCGTCACCGGCAGCAGGAGGCGGCCACAGGAGCACCCAAACCCCTCGCACCCAGACGAGAAGCACCCCGCAGCTCCTCCCGCCCCGTTCCCAGCACCTGGAAGTGATCCCTGATATCGGCCATGGTCCCCTTGACAAACAGCTCCCGCGCCTCCTTCTCCAGCGGCTCCCCGCCCACGTAGAGCGCGTGCACGTCGGCCAGGTTGTTGATGCTGCTGACGTGCACCCAGTCCCACGCCGTGACCTGGCGGGCACAGAGGACAACCCcgttattttttattttatttttattttagcccCTGCCCGCCTGGAACGGGCTGGGAGCGATTCGCCCAGCAGAGCCGCCCCAAATCCCCGGGGTGGCAGCGGCGCAGCCCCGCACTCACCGCCGGCCCCTCGGCTTTGCTGCGCGTCTTCTTGATGTGCTGCCtgacctgctgcagccccttccTCTTGCCGTGCTTCGCGGCCATCCAGAGGCTGCGCTGGAAGCCCGTCAGCCCCGAGATGGCCATGTGCATGCTCATGGTGTCCAGGAAACGCACCGGGGAGCCCTgccaggagggaggaggagaggtggtgCCGGGCGTGCTGGAGGAGAAACGTGCTGCAAAACTGCTGAGCTGCGAGGCCACGCTCAGGATGCTTGTGCCGGGGCAAAGCTTTGCCTCCCAAGAGCCCGGAGCTGCCCGTGGCCACCTCAGAGCTTGCGGCATCCTCACAGGACGCACGAGCACCCCCCTGTAAAGCCTGCCCACCGCAGCCCATCGCGCAGGGGACAAATGCAAGGCACGGGGCTGGTGCTGCCAAACGAGGTGAGCACAACCCAGGGGTTCTCGTGCCTAACAGCATCGCCAAAACCCCCCCAAAGCGCTGATGCAAATTATTTGGGGAGCAAACCCCCGGTGCCAGCACGAAGCATCGGCACGGGTCTCACCCGGCCCTACACGCAGCCAGAGAGCAGCAAAGCGGGCAGGGCGAGCGCCTGCAGGACAGGGCACCTGGATGAGGTACTGCTCCTTGATGAAAGCCCGGTCGAAGGCCACGTTGTGCCCCACCACCACGCGCTCCGGCCGCTCCTGCCGCCCGGCACAGCCGGCCCCTGTGGCGCTCTCCAGCGGGATGAGATCCGCCAGGCTCAGGCGGCTGGACCAGGAGTAAcgctgctccagcagcctcctgctgcaccaTGAGTACCTGTGGGGCACACGGCCATCCAAAAACACTCAGGGGCTGCGCACCGAGACCCGCGGGACCCCAAAAAACCCCCTCCGGCATCTCACCAAGCGTGCGGCGAGACCGCCACCGCCAGCGTGGGGCAGTGCCCGTCGGCCAGGCACACCTCCACGTCCAGCACCACCGCCCGATCCCGGGGAAACTCGACGGGCTCCGGCCGGCCCTCGGGGCCGTAGCGGGTCCAGCCGAGCTGCCAGGCCCagctggggggcacggggggcagGCGGCAGCGCAGCAGCTCCTCGGCAGCCTCCAGGTAGGGCAGGCTCTGCTTTTGGGCCAGCAGGCGGAAATGCTCGTCGATGTTGTCCCCGTACATGCGGGGCAGGCGCAGCTCCACGTCGGGCAGCGCCGAGGTCTCCTTGCCCCACAGCTCGTGGCGCTGCAGGTGCTCCACGCTGCGCCGCACCGCCGCCTCCGAGTAGCGCACCCGCGCCCCACGGAAGATCTGCTCGTGGAGCCCCCGGGACAGCATCTGGATGTTGAGGGGGTTGACGCggcgctgcccctgcccctgctcctgcgaCTGCTCCGTGTCCTCGGCCGGGCTCTCCGGCAGCGGGCGGCCGGCGAAGGAGCTGGAGGCGCGGTGCCGGGGGGTGCCGGGGCGCAGCACCGAGCCTCGCCGCAGCGCACGCCGCatggtgcctgctgctgggagcctgcaggagcagcagcacgggcTGAGCTTTGCACCGCTGCTCCTCAGCCCCTTGCACAAGACCCCTGAGTGTGGCTGCAGCATGCACGGCCGGGCTGCTCGAGGCAGTGCATGGCCTCCCCTGGGCTGTGCACAGCTCGCTGCAGGTGTGCGCCCACCCTACATGCACACCTCTTGGCATTACTTTGTGCACTGCCCCACGGCAGCATGCAACCTACCTGCGGGTGTGCACAGCCCTAGGAGCATGCACCGacacctcctgcagctgtgcAACACCCTGCAGGCGTGCAAACCCCCTGCAGGTGTGCAAAGCCCCTGCAGGTGTGCAAACCCCCCTGGCAAGCATGCAAACCCCCCTGTAAGAGCGCAACCCCCCCCGACATGCAAACCCTTTGCACGTGTGCAAAACCCCCGGAAACGTGCAACCCCCCCAGCAGGCGTGCAAACTCCTTGCACGCATGCAAGCCCCCCATGGCCGTGCAACCCCCCCGGCAGGCGTGCAAACCCCTTGTACATTTGCAAACCCCCCGTGCACGCGTGCAACACCCCCCATAGGCGTGCAACCCCCCCATAGGCGTGCAACCCCCTTGCACACTTGCAACCCCCCTTGCAcacgtgccccccccccccaaggcgCGCGCCCCGCCCCGTTCCCGCGCCCACCTGTGCCCAGCgcgcgccgcccggccccggcccgcggGCGGAACCACCCGggaggggcgcgggggggggctTCCGGCTGCCGCTGCcgtccccgcccccccccggcctcccccccgcctccccgcACATGGCCCGGCCCCGCGGTGCTGCAGTCAGGGGGCCGCGCGGGCAGGGCCGGGTAGCGGCGGCCGCGTGGCCTAATGGATAAGGCGTCTGACTTCGGATCAGAAGATTGCAGGTTCGAGTCCTGCCGCGGTCGTGTTGGAACCCCCCCTGAAAAAACAGGGcgtttgttttttattccccctctccctgcttttttaatttttttgggggggatctCAAGGAAATCGAACAGGCAGGGGGCACAGGGCGGCCCCCACGCGTGGCTGTAGGGGATCCTAAAGCTGCGCTGCccccgggctgctgctgctgccccccccccccagctgctgcccccagctctcTCCCCGTGcgttttgctttttgctt is a genomic window containing:
- the POLG gene encoding DNA polymerase subunit gamma-1, which translates into the protein MRRALRRGSVLRPGTPRHRASSSFAGRPLPESPAEDTEQSQEQGQGQRRVNPLNIQMLSRGLHEQIFRGARVRYSEAAVRRSVEHLQRHELWGKETSALPDVELRLPRMYGDNIDEHFRLLAQKQSLPYLEAAEELLRCRLPPVPPSWAWQLGWTRYGPEGRPEPVEFPRDRAVVLDVEVCLADGHCPTLAVAVSPHAWYSWCSRRLLEQRYSWSSRLSLADLIPLESATGAGCAGRQERPERVVVGHNVAFDRAFIKEQYLIQGSPVRFLDTMSMHMAISGLTGFQRSLWMAAKHGKRKGLQQVRQHIKKTRSKAEGPAVTAWDWVHVSSINNLADVHALYVGGEPLEKEARELFVKGTMADIRDHFQDLMSYCARDVQATHEVFQEQLPLFMERCPHPVTFAGMLEMGVSYLPVNGNWQRYLDDAQGTYEELQKEMKKSLMNLANDACQLLHGDRYKEDPWLWDLEWDTQEFKQKKPPRKKKDQKVNEGEAPGAGSAQEWQEAPGLLVSPQTPAPPSEDEELRAAPEGSALLQRLKDTVMLQPKKLQHLPGHPGWYRKLCPRLEDEGWVPGPSLISLQMRVTPKLMRLAWDGFPLHYSEKHGWGYLVPGRQDNLPAAPPGGEGPVCPHRAIEELCRQHRLQKGREQPPQEQSVEDELLVMDGSSMWQKVEELSQLEGDVGRADQSLVQEEGGELPGDNSRPSYHHGNGPYNDVDVPGCWFFKLPHKDGNANNVGSPFAKDFLPRMEDGTLRAAVGRTHGTRALEINKMISFWRNAHKRISSQMVVWLKKGELPRAITRHPDYNEEDDYGAILPQVVTAGTITRRAVEPTWLTASNARADRVGSELKAMVQVPPGYALVGADVDSQELWIAAILGEAHFAGMHGCTAFGWMTLQGKKSNGTDLHSKTAATVGISREHAKVFNYGRIYGAGQPFAERLLMQFNHRLTQEQAREKAQQMYAVTKGIRRFHLTEEGEWLVKELDLAVDRAEDGSVSARDVHRLQREAARKSRSKKKWDVVGHRVWAGGTESEMFNKLESIALSSSPQTPVLGCHISRALEPAVAKGEFLTSRVNWVVQSSAVDYLHLMLVSMKWLFEEFDISGRFCISIHDEVRYLVQEQDRYRAALALQITNLLTRCMFAYKLGLQDLPQSVAFFSAVDVDRCLRKEVTMNCVTPSNPTGMEKKYGIPQGEALDIYQLLEITKGSLEKK